A section of the Ruficoccus amylovorans genome encodes:
- a CDS encoding DnaJ C-terminal domain-containing protein, translating into MRYRDYYEVLGVSREASQDEIKKAFRKLAREYHPDHAKDADKASAEAKFKEINEAYEVLSDPEKREKYDALGSNWQAGANFTPPPSWGGPGGVRFNTSGGGGRDFHFGGTGFSDFFEHIFGSQGGRGGGFEYQDFGGGDGYEGFGTGVPRARRGADLTADLLVSLEEANNGSTREISLKRPEASGGTRVETLRVRVPAGVREGQQIRLAGKGQAGRNGGPAGDLLLTVKLERHPDFQVEGADLEYELEVMPWDAALGRKFTVPTLKERVSVTVPAGSPSGRRLRLKGLGMKKADGTRGDLYVVIMVSVPPAKTDTQKERWEQLRQAYTDSK; encoded by the coding sequence GTGAGATACCGAGACTACTACGAAGTACTGGGCGTGAGCCGCGAGGCCAGCCAGGATGAGATCAAGAAGGCTTTCCGCAAGCTGGCCCGGGAATACCACCCCGACCACGCCAAGGACGCTGACAAGGCGAGCGCCGAGGCCAAGTTCAAGGAGATCAACGAAGCCTACGAAGTTCTCAGCGACCCGGAAAAGCGCGAGAAATACGACGCCCTCGGTAGCAACTGGCAGGCCGGAGCGAACTTCACCCCGCCTCCGAGCTGGGGCGGTCCCGGCGGCGTGCGCTTCAATACCAGCGGGGGCGGCGGCCGCGATTTCCACTTCGGCGGGACGGGCTTCAGCGACTTTTTCGAGCACATTTTCGGCTCCCAGGGCGGCCGCGGAGGCGGCTTCGAGTATCAGGATTTCGGCGGTGGAGACGGCTACGAGGGTTTCGGCACGGGCGTGCCGCGCGCGCGCCGGGGCGCGGACCTCACAGCCGACCTGCTCGTCTCCCTCGAAGAGGCCAACAACGGCTCGACCCGCGAGATCAGTCTCAAGCGCCCCGAGGCCAGCGGCGGCACCCGGGTGGAAACCCTCCGCGTGCGTGTCCCCGCCGGGGTACGCGAGGGCCAGCAGATCCGCCTCGCGGGTAAAGGCCAGGCAGGCCGTAACGGCGGACCCGCCGGCGACCTCCTGCTCACGGTCAAGCTGGAGCGACACCCGGATTTCCAGGTCGAGGGGGCCGACCTGGAGTACGAACTCGAAGTCATGCCCTGGGACGCCGCCCTTGGCCGCAAGTTCACCGTCCCTACGCTGAAGGAGCGCGTCTCGGTCACCGTTCCCGCTGGTTCTCCTTCGGGCCGTCGCCTGCGGCTGAAAGGGCTTGGGATGAAAAAAGCGGATGGCACCCGGGGCGACCTCTACGTCGTCATCATGGTCAGCGTTCCGCCCGCCAAGACCGATACGCAGAAAGAACGCTGGGAGCAACTGCGCCAGGCTTATACCGATTCCAAATAG
- a CDS encoding PfkB family carbohydrate kinase, with product MDNPHSTTSSLLVTGGLGLDTLVMPDGEVRHEIGGSAWFASLAAAFFLKPRLLGVVGGDFPLAERDRLESLGVDTAGMVVLADEKTFAWKCLYHADPDKRKTLELHPNVEESYRPRLSEAERRCPFLLLANMRPDFQRRVLDQMAGEPFVALDTIDFWIRERRNELLQMIRRTRLLLLNDEEATLLTGEPDPHRAGRALLALGPEFAVVKLGSRGSLGFAQREDWHVPAQLVENPVDPTGAGDSFAGALMATLAVAEKRDAAALRVAMEAGARIAAITVQGFSARALIAGLERERAGG from the coding sequence ATGGACAACCCGCACTCAACCACTTCCTCCCTGCTCGTGACGGGCGGGCTCGGTCTCGACACGCTTGTCATGCCCGACGGTGAGGTGCGCCACGAGATCGGCGGCTCGGCCTGGTTCGCCTCGCTGGCGGCGGCGTTTTTCCTGAAGCCGCGCCTCCTCGGCGTGGTGGGCGGTGATTTTCCGCTGGCCGAGCGCGACCGTCTGGAATCACTTGGGGTGGATACTGCCGGGATGGTCGTGCTCGCGGACGAGAAGACCTTTGCCTGGAAATGCCTTTATCACGCGGACCCGGACAAGCGCAAAACCCTGGAACTGCACCCGAACGTGGAAGAGTCCTACCGCCCGCGCCTGAGCGAAGCCGAGCGGCGCTGCCCGTTTCTGCTGCTGGCCAACATGCGGCCCGACTTCCAGCGGCGCGTGCTCGATCAGATGGCGGGCGAACCGTTTGTCGCGCTCGACACCATTGACTTCTGGATCCGCGAGCGCCGGAACGAGCTTTTGCAAATGATCCGCCGGACCCGCCTGCTCCTGCTCAACGACGAGGAAGCCACCCTCCTTACCGGCGAGCCGGACCCGCACCGTGCTGGTCGCGCCCTGCTGGCGCTCGGGCCGGAGTTTGCCGTGGTCAAGCTCGGTTCGCGCGGCTCGCTGGGCTTTGCGCAGCGGGAGGATTGGCATGTGCCCGCGCAGTTGGTGGAAAATCCGGTCGATCCCACCGGGGCCGGGGACAGCTTCGCCGGGGCGCTCATGGCGACGCTGGCCGTTGCCGAGAAACGTGACGCCGCCGCCCTCCGCGTCGCTATGGA
- a CDS encoding DUF6941 family protein encodes MQSKPQLLIFATCDGVHVEPSTGKHYLMGIFSSLRARDFPVVHPQMVWFISLTDVSVGEHTLNLSLGLPGMQPLMSVSRPFESKSPLHRIHIINQLQNVHFDQPGDYTAAIEVDDEPILVTSFGVIALGNPPTL; translated from the coding sequence ATGCAATCGAAGCCTCAACTGCTGATTTTTGCCACTTGCGACGGCGTGCACGTCGAGCCGTCCACCGGCAAGCACTACCTGATGGGCATTTTCTCAAGCCTGCGGGCGCGGGACTTTCCGGTCGTGCATCCGCAGATGGTCTGGTTCATCAGCCTGACCGATGTCAGCGTGGGTGAGCATACGCTGAATCTCTCACTGGGCCTGCCCGGCATGCAGCCGCTCATGTCCGTGTCGCGACCCTTCGAATCGAAGAGCCCGCTGCACCGCATCCACATTATCAACCAGCTCCAGAATGTCCATTTCGACCAACCCGGTGACTACACGGCGGCGATTGAGGTTGACGACGAGCCCATCCTTGTGACGTCCTTTGGAGTCATTGCCCTTGGCAATCCCCCGACATTATGA
- a CDS encoding adenosine kinase produces MSEKQFELIGVGSPIVDSLAQVEETFVASIPGEKGGMELVDATTMGELMAQVESPMTEAPGGSAGNTAVAVARLGLPTTFLGKIGNDAGGEFYKDRFVELGGDGSRFKVGAVPNGRCLSLVTPDSERTMRTDLGAAMTLSPDEVSVEDFRGCRHAHIEGYILFNRELMFKVLNSAKAAGCTVSIDLASFEVVGATKDILPDILSEYVDVVFANEGEAGALFDSTDYEKMVAELAGMCEVAVVKLGKAGSLIQQGKTLEKIAPVLVNQSVDTTGAGDLWAAGFLYGWLRGRPLATCGHYGSVMGAEIVQVMGAAIPHDRWPGVRKLLEA; encoded by the coding sequence ATGAGTGAAAAACAGTTTGAACTGATCGGCGTTGGCTCGCCGATTGTTGATAGTCTTGCCCAGGTCGAAGAGACCTTCGTCGCCTCCATCCCCGGAGAAAAGGGCGGTATGGAACTGGTGGACGCCACCACGATGGGCGAATTGATGGCCCAGGTCGAGTCTCCCATGACCGAAGCCCCCGGCGGCTCCGCCGGAAATACCGCCGTGGCTGTGGCCCGGCTGGGCCTGCCCACGACCTTCCTCGGCAAGATCGGCAACGACGCCGGCGGCGAGTTTTACAAGGACCGCTTCGTAGAACTCGGCGGCGATGGCTCGCGCTTCAAGGTGGGCGCGGTGCCCAATGGCCGCTGCCTGTCCCTCGTGACGCCCGACTCCGAGCGCACCATGCGCACGGACCTGGGCGCGGCCATGACCCTCTCCCCGGATGAGGTGAGCGTGGAGGACTTCCGCGGCTGTCGGCACGCCCACATCGAGGGCTACATCCTTTTTAACCGCGAACTGATGTTCAAGGTGCTCAACTCGGCCAAGGCCGCCGGGTGCACGGTCAGCATCGACCTGGCCTCCTTCGAGGTGGTCGGGGCGACCAAGGACATCCTGCCCGACATCCTGAGCGAGTACGTGGACGTGGTTTTTGCCAACGAAGGCGAGGCGGGCGCGTTGTTCGACTCGACCGACTACGAAAAGATGGTGGCCGAACTGGCCGGGATGTGCGAAGTCGCCGTGGTCAAGCTTGGCAAGGCCGGTTCGCTCATTCAGCAGGGTAAGACCCTGGAGAAAATCGCTCCGGTGCTGGTCAACCAGTCGGTCGATACGACTGGCGCGGGCGACCTGTGGGCGGCGGGCTTCCTTTACGGCTGGCTGCGCGGGCGTCCACTGGCGACCTGCGGCCACTACGGCTCGGTCATGGGCGCGGAAATCGTCCAGGTCATGGGTGCGGCTATCCCGCACGACCGCTGGCCCGGCGTTCGCAAGCTGCTCGAAGCCTGA
- a CDS encoding SET domain-containing protein, with translation MPRNVLSLKPAASVLERYAQVRPSPIHGCGLFARTFIPAGSVWWKATLDNVLLLSRAHLETVADSRTNKTINGILNAARVYGYYSARLDSIIVCLDNARYVNHSNEPNSGAPADGDPLCSVALRDIFEGEEILENYGHYDPCPWSDLTCSPEVSEPRPRRRTLPRALVKNVVIPAPSFQAN, from the coding sequence ATGCCTAGAAACGTACTCTCTCTCAAACCCGCCGCCAGTGTCCTCGAACGCTACGCGCAAGTCCGGCCCAGCCCCATCCACGGTTGCGGCCTTTTCGCCCGGACGTTTATTCCCGCCGGGTCCGTCTGGTGGAAGGCCACCCTCGACAACGTGCTCCTGCTCAGCCGCGCCCATCTGGAGACGGTGGCCGACTCGCGCACGAACAAAACCATCAACGGCATCCTCAACGCCGCCCGCGTGTACGGCTACTACTCGGCCCGGCTGGACAGCATCATCGTCTGCCTCGACAACGCCCGCTACGTCAACCACTCCAACGAGCCTAACTCCGGCGCTCCAGCTGACGGCGACCCGCTGTGCTCCGTCGCCCTGCGCGATATCTTCGAAGGCGAGGAGATCCTGGAAAACTACGGTCACTACGACCCGTGCCCGTGGAGCGATCTGACCTGCTCGCCCGAAGTCAGCGAGCCGCGCCCGCGCCGCCGCACGCTCCCGCGCGCTCTGGTCAAAAACGTGGTCATCCCCGCCCCCAGTTTCCAAGCCAATTAA
- a CDS encoding DUF4019 domain-containing protein, with protein sequence MKSVLPPAAVRLCAALVLLLSLAAPAWALPDREIAGREAVDTWLALVDGGKYAESWEATAPVFRTAIPKEQWVELLAKVRTPLGKVESRKLKALFYTDALPDAPPGEYVVVQFETKFAGREDTALETVTPMLNAEGTAWQVCGYYIK encoded by the coding sequence ATGAAGTCCGTCCTGCCGCCCGCTGCCGTGCGCCTGTGTGCCGCGCTCGTCCTCCTGCTCTCGCTGGCCGCTCCGGCCTGGGCGTTGCCGGACCGCGAGATCGCCGGGCGCGAGGCGGTTGACACCTGGCTGGCGCTGGTGGACGGCGGCAAGTACGCCGAGAGCTGGGAAGCGACCGCGCCGGTCTTCCGCACCGCGATCCCGAAGGAGCAGTGGGTCGAGCTGTTGGCAAAGGTGCGGACCCCGCTGGGCAAGGTCGAGAGCCGCAAGCTCAAGGCACTCTTTTACACCGACGCGCTGCCGGATGCTCCGCCGGGGGAATACGTCGTCGTGCAGTTCGAGACGAAGTTCGCCGGGCGCGAGGACACCGCGCTGGAGACCGTCACCCCGATGCTCAACGCCGAGGGGACGGCCTGGCAGGTCTGCGGTTACTATATCAAGTGA
- the holA gene encoding DNA polymerase III subunit delta, which translates to MYGPAFTFICGDDDFLVAQEGRALFAEKTRELADDFSKETVEAAAQNMSEVEEVVNRFRDSVQTLSMFGDKKVVWLKDVNFLADSVTGRAEGTKKLVEDLQAVLETLDPAAVEVIVTAFPVDRRRKEFKWFQKAADFRDLKGANDEDSLIGLARAEAEQLQAQMGMRAAAALVAKVQGNTRLILEETRKLATYVGSGGEIVEGLVAELVPAFGEGDFFEAAEAFFSLNLRWTLDALRRHFFTNSEARPLIASMQNRNRLMIQLRVMMDGGELRLSPRGFAKPEFDRAARTYAKHFGGFDDKSSFNVFTQNLWYLGNKIAPSARELTLKRLIDFQLEFMHAFEDLIRRPTDQEAVMRDLAIRCLS; encoded by the coding sequence ATGTATGGACCGGCTTTCACCTTCATTTGCGGAGACGACGATTTCCTCGTCGCCCAGGAGGGGCGGGCGCTTTTTGCCGAAAAAACCCGCGAGTTGGCCGACGATTTTTCCAAGGAAACGGTCGAGGCCGCCGCCCAGAACATGAGCGAGGTCGAGGAGGTGGTGAACCGCTTTCGCGACTCGGTGCAGACGCTCTCCATGTTCGGGGACAAGAAGGTGGTCTGGCTCAAGGACGTGAATTTCCTGGCCGATTCGGTCACGGGCCGCGCCGAGGGCACGAAAAAGCTGGTCGAAGACCTGCAAGCCGTGCTCGAAACCCTTGACCCGGCCGCGGTCGAGGTGATCGTGACCGCCTTTCCGGTGGACCGCCGCCGCAAGGAGTTCAAGTGGTTCCAGAAGGCCGCCGATTTCCGCGACCTTAAGGGGGCCAACGACGAGGATTCCCTCATCGGGCTGGCCCGCGCCGAGGCCGAGCAGCTTCAGGCGCAGATGGGCATGCGTGCCGCCGCCGCCCTCGTGGCCAAGGTCCAGGGCAACACCCGGCTGATTCTGGAGGAGACGCGCAAGCTCGCCACCTACGTCGGCTCCGGCGGCGAGATCGTGGAGGGGCTGGTGGCTGAACTGGTCCCGGCCTTCGGCGAAGGGGATTTTTTCGAGGCGGCGGAGGCGTTTTTCTCACTCAACCTGCGCTGGACCCTCGACGCGCTCCGGCGGCACTTTTTCACCAACTCCGAGGCCCGCCCGCTGATCGCCTCCATGCAGAACCGCAACCGGCTCATGATCCAACTGCGGGTGATGATGGACGGGGGCGAGCTGCGGCTGAGCCCGCGCGGCTTCGCCAAGCCCGAGTTCGACCGCGCCGCCCGCACCTATGCGAAGCACTTCGGCGGCTTCGACGACAAGTCCTCCTTCAACGTTTTTACGCAGAACCTCTGGTACCTGGGCAACAAAATCGCCCCCTCCGCCCGCGAGCTGACGCTCAAGCGCCTGATCGACTTCCAGCTTGAGTTCATGCACGCCTTCGAGGATCTCATCCGCCGTCCCACCGACCAGGAGGCCGTCATGCGCGACCTCGCCATCCGCTGCCTCTCCTAG